CGCACGCGCGGGGCAGCCACGCACCATTGCCCCGCGCACGCCTTCGCGAGCGCCGTAAGCGCAATGCGTGGCGTCTCGGGATCGACCCACCGCCAGGTGGCAGCTCGTTGCGTCGCGGGCGCCAGTGCTCCGCGCCACATTTCGACGGTGATGCGCCGGTGCGTGATCGTGTGGCGCACCTCGAGGTCGCTGCGCTCGAGCCGGGCCGTGATTCCGAGGCGCGAGAGTTCGGCGGCGAGCGCACGGCGCACCCGGGCGTGCTCGGTGCTCGGCGTGCGGCTCGCGCGTGCGGGGTCGATCTCGACCCCCGGCGGTTCCCAGAGGCCCTCGAGGACTCCTCGGCCACGCTTGGCCACTAGCAGCTTCCCGTCGCGTTCGATTACGGCCACGGCGCGCCGCACGGCTTCAGTCGCGCGACGCGCTTCGACGGGCGGGAACTCCTCGACGCGACCGAGCGCATGCGCGCGGCACCAGCGCCGCACCGGGCAGCGCTCGCAGGCAGGTGCCACCGGCTTGCAGACCGTCGCACCCAGCTCCATGAGCGCCTGATTCCAGTCCCCGGCCCCGCGCGCAGGCACCAGCGCCGCGGCGCGCGCCCATAGTTCGCGTGCACCCCGCGGTTCTCGCACTGAGAACGATAGCGCTTCGAACCGCGACAGGACGCGCGCCACGTTGCCGTCAAGAACCGGCAGAGGCAGGTCGAAACTGATCGAAAGCACGGCACCGGTGGTGTAACGACCGACGCCGGGCAGACGTTCGAAAGCAGCGGGGTCGCGGGGCACTACTCCCCCATGCTCGCGCACCACCTGGCGCGCGGCGGCATGGAGGTTTCGCGCCCGACGGTAGTAGCCGAGTCCGGACCACGCGGCGAGCACCTGATCGAGCCGCGCGCTTGCGAGTCGCTCGAGACTGGGAAATCTTGCGAGAAACGCTCGGTAATGTGGCGTCGCGGTCGCGACCTGGGTTTGCTGAAGCATGACCTCGGACACCCAGATCCGATAAGGATCGCGATTTTCTCGCCACGGAAGCGGGCGCCGGTGCATCCCATACCAGCGCAAAAGCGCAGCACCCCACACGGGGCGTCCGGGTTTGTTAAGCATCGCGCCGGGGGCCGCCGGGCGTCGGGGCGAGTTCAATGAGGGGGCGAGAGGGCACATGAGCGATCGCGGGCACATCCGAGCGGATTTCGAACGCCTCGTCAAGGGGCCCGAGGACTCGCTCGACCTGGCGCGCGCCGCGCTGCTGGTGGCCGCCGAGTCCGATCCGAACGTGGACATCGACGCCCAGCTCCACACCCTCGAATCGTGGGCCTCCGAGCTGCGCGCGCGTCTTCAGCCGGACTGGAACAACCTTCAGAAGCTCGCGCGCCTCCGCAACTTCGTCTACGAAGAGCTGGGATTTCGTGGCGAGCACCGCGACTACTACAGCCCCAAGAACTCGCTGCTTCACGAAGTCATTCAGAACCGAACCGGCATTCCACTCACGTTGAGCATCGTGTTCATGGAATTGGGCTGGCGGATCGGCATGCCTCTCGAGGGCGTGGGCTTCCCGA
This region of Candidatus Eisenbacteria bacterium genomic DNA includes:
- the mutY gene encoding A/G-specific adenine glycosylase, which encodes MLNKPGRPVWGAALLRWYGMHRRPLPWRENRDPYRIWVSEVMLQQTQVATATPHYRAFLARFPSLERLASARLDQVLAAWSGLGYYRRARNLHAAARQVVREHGGVVPRDPAAFERLPGVGRYTTGAVLSISFDLPLPVLDGNVARVLSRFEALSFSVREPRGARELWARAAALVPARGAGDWNQALMELGATVCKPVAPACERCPVRRWCRAHALGRVEEFPPVEARRATEAVRRAVAVIERDGKLLVAKRGRGVLEGLWEPPGVEIDPARASRTPSTEHARVRRALAAELSRLGITARLERSDLEVRHTITHRRITVEMWRGALAPATQRAATWRWVDPETPRIALTALAKACAGQWCVAAPRVRRS